One window of Triticum dicoccoides isolate Atlit2015 ecotype Zavitan chromosome 5A, WEW_v2.0, whole genome shotgun sequence genomic DNA carries:
- the LOC119300497 gene encoding spore wall protein 2-like isoform X1: protein MSDSEASPTPAAAVAAAEAATGENSPSPARSEELLPVAEKISELNESQSELLGRLRGLKEDLQSWRSNLDTQVQKYKTEISDIKTALNSEIDQLKSDFQELRTTLKKQQEDVTISLKNLGLEDATETDGNKGTGEENTSEGALANMGDLKLEDSTETDGNKGSVEENTSEGALANMGDLKLEDNPENNDEGSGVEEEKNQEAPEEDGMAGIEGTKTEDDMAGIEGTKTEDDTAGKEGTKTEDDTVGKEGTKTEDDTAGKEDTKTEDDMAGIEGTKTEDDMAGIEGTKTEDDTAGIEGTKTEDETVGIEGTKTENPSNE, encoded by the exons ATGTCCGATTCCGAAGCATCCCCGACGCCCGCGGCTGCGGTTGCGGCAGCGGAGGCGGCGACGGGCGAGAACTCCCCGTCTCCGGCG AGGAGTGAGGAGCTGCTGCCGGTGGCGGAGAAGATCTCG GAATTAAATGAATCACAGTCAGAGCTTTTGGGAAGACTTCGAGGTCTTAAGGAG GATTTGCAGAGCTGGAGAAGCAATTTAGACACCCAAGTGCAGAAATACAAAACA GAAATCTCCGATATCAAAACTGCACTTAATAGTGAAATAGACCAGCTGAAATCA GATTTCCAAGAACTGAGGACCACCCTTAAGAAGCAACAGGAAGATGTGACTATTAGCTTGAAGAATTTGGGG CTAGAAGATGCTACCGAAACTGATGGGAACAAAGGAACTGGAGAGGAAAATACAAGTGAGGGTGCATTAGCAAACATGGGGGACCTGAAA CTAGAAGATTCTACCGAAACTGATGGGAACAAAGGAAGTGTGGAGGAAAATACAAGTGAGGGTGCATTAGCAAACATGGGGGACCTGAAA TTGGAGGATAATCCAGAAAATAATGATGAAGGCAGTGGGGTTGAGGAGGAAAAGAAT CAGGAGGCCCCTGAAGAAGATGGCATGGCGGGCATAGAAGGTACGAAGACGGAAGATGACATGGCGGGCATAGAAGGTACCAAGACGGAAGATGACACGGCGGGCAAAGAAGGTACCAAGACGGAAGATGACACGGTGGGCAAAGAAG GTACCAAGACGGAAGATGACACGGCGGGCAAAGAAGATACCAAGACGGAAGATGACATGGCGGGCATAGAAGGTACGAAGACGGAAGATGACATGGCGGGCATAGAAGGTACCAAGACGGAAGATGACACGGCGGGCATAGAAGGTACCAAGACGGAAGATGAGACGGTGGGCATAGAAGGTACCAAGACGGAGAATCCGAGCAACGAATAA
- the LOC119300497 gene encoding spore wall protein 2-like isoform X4, whose translation MSDSEASPTPAAAVAAAEAATGENSPSPARSEELLPVAEKISELNESQSELLGRLRGLKEDLQSWRSNLDTQVQKYKTEISDIKTALNSEIDQLKSDFQELRTTLKKQQEDVTISLKNLGLEDATETDGNKGTGEENTSEGALANMGDLKLEDSTETDGNKGSVEENTSEGALANMGDLKLEDNPENNDEGSGVEEEKNEAPEEDGMAGIEGTKTEDDMAGIEGTKTEDDTAGKEGTKTEDDTVGKEGTKTEDDTAGKEDTKTEDDMAGIEGTKTEDDMAGIEGTKTEDDTAGIEGTKTEDETVGIEGTKTENPSNE comes from the exons ATGTCCGATTCCGAAGCATCCCCGACGCCCGCGGCTGCGGTTGCGGCAGCGGAGGCGGCGACGGGCGAGAACTCCCCGTCTCCGGCG AGGAGTGAGGAGCTGCTGCCGGTGGCGGAGAAGATCTCG GAATTAAATGAATCACAGTCAGAGCTTTTGGGAAGACTTCGAGGTCTTAAGGAG GATTTGCAGAGCTGGAGAAGCAATTTAGACACCCAAGTGCAGAAATACAAAACA GAAATCTCCGATATCAAAACTGCACTTAATAGTGAAATAGACCAGCTGAAATCA GATTTCCAAGAACTGAGGACCACCCTTAAGAAGCAACAGGAAGATGTGACTATTAGCTTGAAGAATTTGGGG CTAGAAGATGCTACCGAAACTGATGGGAACAAAGGAACTGGAGAGGAAAATACAAGTGAGGGTGCATTAGCAAACATGGGGGACCTGAAA CTAGAAGATTCTACCGAAACTGATGGGAACAAAGGAAGTGTGGAGGAAAATACAAGTGAGGGTGCATTAGCAAACATGGGGGACCTGAAA TTGGAGGATAATCCAGAAAATAATGATGAAGGCAGTGGGGTTGAGGAGGAAAAGAAT GAGGCCCCTGAAGAAGATGGCATGGCGGGCATAGAAGGTACGAAGACGGAAGATGACATGGCGGGCATAGAAGGTACCAAGACGGAAGATGACACGGCGGGCAAAGAAGGTACCAAGACGGAAGATGACACGGTGGGCAAAGAAG GTACCAAGACGGAAGATGACACGGCGGGCAAAGAAGATACCAAGACGGAAGATGACATGGCGGGCATAGAAGGTACGAAGACGGAAGATGACATGGCGGGCATAGAAGGTACCAAGACGGAAGATGACACGGCGGGCATAGAAGGTACCAAGACGGAAGATGAGACGGTGGGCATAGAAGGTACCAAGACGGAGAATCCGAGCAACGAATAA
- the LOC119300497 gene encoding spore wall protein 2-like isoform X9, with protein sequence MSDSEASPTPAAAVAAAEAATGENSPSPARSEELLPVAEKISELNESQSELLGRLRGLKEDLQSWRSNLDTQVQKYKTEISDIKTALNSEIDQLKSDFQELRTTLKKQQEDVTISLKNLGLEDATETDGNKGTGEENTSEGALANMGDLKLEDSTETDGNKGSVEENTSEGALANMGDLKLEDNPENNDEGSGVEEEKNQEAPEEDGMAGIEGTKTEDDMAGIEGTKTEDDTAGKEDTKTEDDMAGIEGTKTEDDMAGIEGTKTEDDTAGIEGTKTEDETVGIEGTKTENPSNE encoded by the exons ATGTCCGATTCCGAAGCATCCCCGACGCCCGCGGCTGCGGTTGCGGCAGCGGAGGCGGCGACGGGCGAGAACTCCCCGTCTCCGGCG AGGAGTGAGGAGCTGCTGCCGGTGGCGGAGAAGATCTCG GAATTAAATGAATCACAGTCAGAGCTTTTGGGAAGACTTCGAGGTCTTAAGGAG GATTTGCAGAGCTGGAGAAGCAATTTAGACACCCAAGTGCAGAAATACAAAACA GAAATCTCCGATATCAAAACTGCACTTAATAGTGAAATAGACCAGCTGAAATCA GATTTCCAAGAACTGAGGACCACCCTTAAGAAGCAACAGGAAGATGTGACTATTAGCTTGAAGAATTTGGGG CTAGAAGATGCTACCGAAACTGATGGGAACAAAGGAACTGGAGAGGAAAATACAAGTGAGGGTGCATTAGCAAACATGGGGGACCTGAAA CTAGAAGATTCTACCGAAACTGATGGGAACAAAGGAAGTGTGGAGGAAAATACAAGTGAGGGTGCATTAGCAAACATGGGGGACCTGAAA TTGGAGGATAATCCAGAAAATAATGATGAAGGCAGTGGGGTTGAGGAGGAAAAGAAT CAGGAGGCCCCTGAAGAAGATGGCATGGCGGGCATAGAAGGTACGAAGACGGAAGATGACATGGCGGGCATAGAAG GTACCAAGACGGAAGATGACACGGCGGGCAAAGAAGATACCAAGACGGAAGATGACATGGCGGGCATAGAAGGTACGAAGACGGAAGATGACATGGCGGGCATAGAAGGTACCAAGACGGAAGATGACACGGCGGGCATAGAAGGTACCAAGACGGAAGATGAGACGGTGGGCATAGAAGGTACCAAGACGGAGAATCCGAGCAACGAATAA
- the LOC119300497 gene encoding spore wall protein 2-like isoform X8 — translation MSDSEASPTPAAAVAAAEAATGENSPSPARSEELLPVAEKISELNESQSELLGRLRGLKEDLQSWRSNLDTQVQKYKTEISDIKTALNSEIDQLKSDFQELRTTLKKQQEDVTISLKNLGLEDATETDGNKGTGEENTSEGALANMGDLKLEDSTETDGNKGSVEENTSEGALANMGDLKLEDNPENNDEGSGVEEEKNQEAPEEDGMAGIEGTKTEDDMAGIEGTKTEDDTAGKEGTKTEDDTVGKEGTKTEDDMAGIEGTKTEDDTAGIEGTKTEDETVGIEGTKTENPSNE, via the exons ATGTCCGATTCCGAAGCATCCCCGACGCCCGCGGCTGCGGTTGCGGCAGCGGAGGCGGCGACGGGCGAGAACTCCCCGTCTCCGGCG AGGAGTGAGGAGCTGCTGCCGGTGGCGGAGAAGATCTCG GAATTAAATGAATCACAGTCAGAGCTTTTGGGAAGACTTCGAGGTCTTAAGGAG GATTTGCAGAGCTGGAGAAGCAATTTAGACACCCAAGTGCAGAAATACAAAACA GAAATCTCCGATATCAAAACTGCACTTAATAGTGAAATAGACCAGCTGAAATCA GATTTCCAAGAACTGAGGACCACCCTTAAGAAGCAACAGGAAGATGTGACTATTAGCTTGAAGAATTTGGGG CTAGAAGATGCTACCGAAACTGATGGGAACAAAGGAACTGGAGAGGAAAATACAAGTGAGGGTGCATTAGCAAACATGGGGGACCTGAAA CTAGAAGATTCTACCGAAACTGATGGGAACAAAGGAAGTGTGGAGGAAAATACAAGTGAGGGTGCATTAGCAAACATGGGGGACCTGAAA TTGGAGGATAATCCAGAAAATAATGATGAAGGCAGTGGGGTTGAGGAGGAAAAGAAT CAGGAGGCCCCTGAAGAAGATGGCATGGCGGGCATAGAAGGTACGAAGACGGAAGATGACATGGCGGGCATAGAAGGTACCAAGACGGAAGATGACACGGCGGGCAAAGAAGGTACCAAGACGGAAGATGACACGGTGGGCAAAGAAG GTACGAAGACGGAAGATGACATGGCGGGCATAGAAGGTACCAAGACGGAAGATGACACGGCGGGCATAGAAGGTACCAAGACGGAAGATGAGACGGTGGGCATAGAAGGTACCAAGACGGAGAATCCGAGCAACGAATAA
- the LOC119300497 gene encoding methyl-CpG-binding domain-containing protein 10-like isoform X10 has translation MSDSEASPTPAAAVAAAEAATGENSPSPARSEELLPVAEKISELNESQSELLGRLRGLKEDLQSWRSNLDTQVQKYKTEISDIKTALNSEIDQLKSDFQELRTTLKKQQEDVTISLKNLGLEDSTETDGNKGSVEENTSEGALANMGDLKLEDNPENNDEGSGVEEEKNQEAPEEDGMAGIEGTKTEDDMAGIEGTKTEDDTAGKEGTKTEDDTVGKEGTKTEDDTAGKEDTKTEDDMAGIEGTKTEDDMAGIEGTKTEDDTAGIEGTKTEDETVGIEGTKTENPSNE, from the exons ATGTCCGATTCCGAAGCATCCCCGACGCCCGCGGCTGCGGTTGCGGCAGCGGAGGCGGCGACGGGCGAGAACTCCCCGTCTCCGGCG AGGAGTGAGGAGCTGCTGCCGGTGGCGGAGAAGATCTCG GAATTAAATGAATCACAGTCAGAGCTTTTGGGAAGACTTCGAGGTCTTAAGGAG GATTTGCAGAGCTGGAGAAGCAATTTAGACACCCAAGTGCAGAAATACAAAACA GAAATCTCCGATATCAAAACTGCACTTAATAGTGAAATAGACCAGCTGAAATCA GATTTCCAAGAACTGAGGACCACCCTTAAGAAGCAACAGGAAGATGTGACTATTAGCTTGAAGAATTTGGGG CTAGAAGATTCTACCGAAACTGATGGGAACAAAGGAAGTGTGGAGGAAAATACAAGTGAGGGTGCATTAGCAAACATGGGGGACCTGAAA TTGGAGGATAATCCAGAAAATAATGATGAAGGCAGTGGGGTTGAGGAGGAAAAGAAT CAGGAGGCCCCTGAAGAAGATGGCATGGCGGGCATAGAAGGTACGAAGACGGAAGATGACATGGCGGGCATAGAAGGTACCAAGACGGAAGATGACACGGCGGGCAAAGAAGGTACCAAGACGGAAGATGACACGGTGGGCAAAGAAG GTACCAAGACGGAAGATGACACGGCGGGCAAAGAAGATACCAAGACGGAAGATGACATGGCGGGCATAGAAGGTACGAAGACGGAAGATGACATGGCGGGCATAGAAGGTACCAAGACGGAAGATGACACGGCGGGCATAGAAGGTACCAAGACGGAAGATGAGACGGTGGGCATAGAAGGTACCAAGACGGAGAATCCGAGCAACGAATAA
- the LOC119300497 gene encoding spore wall protein 2-like isoform X3: MSDSEASPTPAAAVAAAEAATGENSPSPARSEELLPVAEKISELNESQSELLGRLRGLKEDLQSWRSNLDTQVQKYKTEISDIKTALNSEIDQLKSDFQELRTTLKKQQEDVTISLKNLGLEDATETDGNKGTGEENTSEGALANMGDLKLEDSTETDGNKGSVEENTSEGALANMGDLKLEDNPENNDEGSGVEEEKNEAPEEDGMAGIEGTKTEDDMAGIEGTKTEDDTAGKEGTKTEDDMAGIEGTKTEDDTAGKEDTKTEDDMAGIEGTKTEDDMAGIEGTKTEDDTAGIEGTKTEDETVGIEGTKTENPSNE; this comes from the exons ATGTCCGATTCCGAAGCATCCCCGACGCCCGCGGCTGCGGTTGCGGCAGCGGAGGCGGCGACGGGCGAGAACTCCCCGTCTCCGGCG AGGAGTGAGGAGCTGCTGCCGGTGGCGGAGAAGATCTCG GAATTAAATGAATCACAGTCAGAGCTTTTGGGAAGACTTCGAGGTCTTAAGGAG GATTTGCAGAGCTGGAGAAGCAATTTAGACACCCAAGTGCAGAAATACAAAACA GAAATCTCCGATATCAAAACTGCACTTAATAGTGAAATAGACCAGCTGAAATCA GATTTCCAAGAACTGAGGACCACCCTTAAGAAGCAACAGGAAGATGTGACTATTAGCTTGAAGAATTTGGGG CTAGAAGATGCTACCGAAACTGATGGGAACAAAGGAACTGGAGAGGAAAATACAAGTGAGGGTGCATTAGCAAACATGGGGGACCTGAAA CTAGAAGATTCTACCGAAACTGATGGGAACAAAGGAAGTGTGGAGGAAAATACAAGTGAGGGTGCATTAGCAAACATGGGGGACCTGAAA TTGGAGGATAATCCAGAAAATAATGATGAAGGCAGTGGGGTTGAGGAGGAAAAGAAT GAGGCCCCTGAAGAAGATGGCATGGCGGGCATAGAAGGTACGAAGACGGAAGATGACATGGCGGGCATAGAAGGTACCAAGACGGAAGATGACACGGCGGGCAAAGAAGGTACCAAGACGGAAGAT GACATGGCGGGCATAGAAGGTACCAAGACGGAAGATGACACGGCGGGCAAAGAAGATACCAAGACGGAAGATGACATGGCGGGCATAGAAGGTACGAAGACGGAAGATGACATGGCGGGCATAGAAGGTACCAAGACGGAAGATGACACGGCGGGCATAGAAGGTACCAAGACGGAAGATGAGACGGTGGGCATAGAAGGTACCAAGACGGAGAATCCGAGCAACGAATAA
- the LOC119300497 gene encoding spore wall protein 2-like isoform X6 — protein sequence MSDSEASPTPAAAVAAAEAATGENSPSPARSEELLPVAEKISELNESQSELLGRLRGLKEDLQSWRSNLDTQVQKYKTEISDIKTALNSEIDQLKSDFQELRTTLKKQQEDVTISLKNLGLEDATETDGNKGTGEENTSEGALANMGDLKLEDSTETDGNKGSVEENTSEGALANMGDLKLEDNPENNDEGSGVEEEKNQEAPEEDGMAGIEGTKTEDDMAGIEGTKTEDDTAGKEGTKTEDDTAGKEDTKTEDDMAGIEGTKTEDDMAGIEGTKTEDDTAGIEGTKTEDETVGIEGTKTENPSNE from the exons ATGTCCGATTCCGAAGCATCCCCGACGCCCGCGGCTGCGGTTGCGGCAGCGGAGGCGGCGACGGGCGAGAACTCCCCGTCTCCGGCG AGGAGTGAGGAGCTGCTGCCGGTGGCGGAGAAGATCTCG GAATTAAATGAATCACAGTCAGAGCTTTTGGGAAGACTTCGAGGTCTTAAGGAG GATTTGCAGAGCTGGAGAAGCAATTTAGACACCCAAGTGCAGAAATACAAAACA GAAATCTCCGATATCAAAACTGCACTTAATAGTGAAATAGACCAGCTGAAATCA GATTTCCAAGAACTGAGGACCACCCTTAAGAAGCAACAGGAAGATGTGACTATTAGCTTGAAGAATTTGGGG CTAGAAGATGCTACCGAAACTGATGGGAACAAAGGAACTGGAGAGGAAAATACAAGTGAGGGTGCATTAGCAAACATGGGGGACCTGAAA CTAGAAGATTCTACCGAAACTGATGGGAACAAAGGAAGTGTGGAGGAAAATACAAGTGAGGGTGCATTAGCAAACATGGGGGACCTGAAA TTGGAGGATAATCCAGAAAATAATGATGAAGGCAGTGGGGTTGAGGAGGAAAAGAAT CAGGAGGCCCCTGAAGAAGATGGCATGGCGGGCATAGAAGGTACGAAGACGGAAGATGACATGGCGGGCATAGAAGGTACCAAGACGGAAGATGACACGGCGGGCAAAGAAG GTACCAAGACGGAAGATGACACGGCGGGCAAAGAAGATACCAAGACGGAAGATGACATGGCGGGCATAGAAGGTACGAAGACGGAAGATGACATGGCGGGCATAGAAGGTACCAAGACGGAAGATGACACGGCGGGCATAGAAGGTACCAAGACGGAAGATGAGACGGTGGGCATAGAAGGTACCAAGACGGAGAATCCGAGCAACGAATAA
- the LOC119300497 gene encoding spore wall protein 2-like isoform X7 — MSDSEASPTPAAAVAAAEAATGENSPSPARSEELLPVAEKISELNESQSELLGRLRGLKEDLQSWRSNLDTQVQKYKTEISDIKTALNSEIDQLKSDFQELRTTLKKQQEDVTISLKNLGLEDATETDGNKGTGEENTSEGALANMGDLKLEDSTETDGNKGSVEENTSEGALANMGDLKQEAPEEDGMAGIEGTKTEDDMAGIEGTKTEDDTAGKEGTKTEDDMAGIEGTKTEDDTAGKEDTKTEDDMAGIEGTKTEDDMAGIEGTKTEDDTAGIEGTKTEDETVGIEGTKTENPSNE, encoded by the exons ATGTCCGATTCCGAAGCATCCCCGACGCCCGCGGCTGCGGTTGCGGCAGCGGAGGCGGCGACGGGCGAGAACTCCCCGTCTCCGGCG AGGAGTGAGGAGCTGCTGCCGGTGGCGGAGAAGATCTCG GAATTAAATGAATCACAGTCAGAGCTTTTGGGAAGACTTCGAGGTCTTAAGGAG GATTTGCAGAGCTGGAGAAGCAATTTAGACACCCAAGTGCAGAAATACAAAACA GAAATCTCCGATATCAAAACTGCACTTAATAGTGAAATAGACCAGCTGAAATCA GATTTCCAAGAACTGAGGACCACCCTTAAGAAGCAACAGGAAGATGTGACTATTAGCTTGAAGAATTTGGGG CTAGAAGATGCTACCGAAACTGATGGGAACAAAGGAACTGGAGAGGAAAATACAAGTGAGGGTGCATTAGCAAACATGGGGGACCTGAAA CTAGAAGATTCTACCGAAACTGATGGGAACAAAGGAAGTGTGGAGGAAAATACAAGTGAGGGTGCATTAGCAAACATGGGGGACCTGAAA CAGGAGGCCCCTGAAGAAGATGGCATGGCGGGCATAGAAGGTACGAAGACGGAAGATGACATGGCGGGCATAGAAGGTACCAAGACGGAAGATGACACGGCGGGCAAAGAAGGTACCAAGACGGAAGAT GACATGGCGGGCATAGAAGGTACCAAGACGGAAGATGACACGGCGGGCAAAGAAGATACCAAGACGGAAGATGACATGGCGGGCATAGAAGGTACGAAGACGGAAGATGACATGGCGGGCATAGAAGGTACCAAGACGGAAGATGACACGGCGGGCATAGAAGGTACCAAGACGGAAGATGAGACGGTGGGCATAGAAGGTACCAAGACGGAGAATCCGAGCAACGAATAA
- the LOC119300497 gene encoding spore wall protein 2-like isoform X5 encodes MSDSEASPTPAAAVAAAEAATGENSPSPARSEELLPVAEKISELNESQSELLGRLRGLKEDLQSWRSNLDTQVQKYKTEISDIKTALNSEIDQLKSDFQELRTTLKKQQEDVTISLKNLGLEDATETDGNKGTGEENTSEGALANMGDLKLEDSTETDGNKGSVEENTSEGALANMGDLKLEDNPENNDEGSGVEEEKNQEAPEEDGMAGIEGTKTEDDMAGIEGTKTEDDMAGIEGTKTEDDTAGKEDTKTEDDMAGIEGTKTEDDMAGIEGTKTEDDTAGIEGTKTEDETVGIEGTKTENPSNE; translated from the exons ATGTCCGATTCCGAAGCATCCCCGACGCCCGCGGCTGCGGTTGCGGCAGCGGAGGCGGCGACGGGCGAGAACTCCCCGTCTCCGGCG AGGAGTGAGGAGCTGCTGCCGGTGGCGGAGAAGATCTCG GAATTAAATGAATCACAGTCAGAGCTTTTGGGAAGACTTCGAGGTCTTAAGGAG GATTTGCAGAGCTGGAGAAGCAATTTAGACACCCAAGTGCAGAAATACAAAACA GAAATCTCCGATATCAAAACTGCACTTAATAGTGAAATAGACCAGCTGAAATCA GATTTCCAAGAACTGAGGACCACCCTTAAGAAGCAACAGGAAGATGTGACTATTAGCTTGAAGAATTTGGGG CTAGAAGATGCTACCGAAACTGATGGGAACAAAGGAACTGGAGAGGAAAATACAAGTGAGGGTGCATTAGCAAACATGGGGGACCTGAAA CTAGAAGATTCTACCGAAACTGATGGGAACAAAGGAAGTGTGGAGGAAAATACAAGTGAGGGTGCATTAGCAAACATGGGGGACCTGAAA TTGGAGGATAATCCAGAAAATAATGATGAAGGCAGTGGGGTTGAGGAGGAAAAGAAT CAGGAGGCCCCTGAAGAAGATGGCATGGCGGGCATAGAAGGTACGAAGACGGAAGATGACATGGCGGGCATAGAAGGTACCAAGACGGAAGAT GACATGGCGGGCATAGAAGGTACCAAGACGGAAGATGACACGGCGGGCAAAGAAGATACCAAGACGGAAGATGACATGGCGGGCATAGAAGGTACGAAGACGGAAGATGACATGGCGGGCATAGAAGGTACCAAGACGGAAGATGACACGGCGGGCATAGAAGGTACCAAGACGGAAGATGAGACGGTGGGCATAGAAGGTACCAAGACGGAGAATCCGAGCAACGAATAA
- the LOC119300497 gene encoding dentin sialophosphoprotein-like isoform X11, with protein MSDSEASPTPAAAVAAAEAATGENSPSPARSEELLPVAEKISELNESQSELLGRLRGLKEDLQSWRSNLDTQVQKYKTEISDIKTALNSEIDQLKSDFQELRTTLKKQQEDVTISLKNLGLEDATETDGNKGTGEENTSEGALANMGDLKLEDNPENNDEGSGVEEEKNQEAPEEDGMAGIEGTKTEDDMAGIEGTKTEDDTAGKEGTKTEDDTVGKEGTKTEDDTAGKEDTKTEDDMAGIEGTKTEDDMAGIEGTKTEDDTAGIEGTKTEDETVGIEGTKTENPSNE; from the exons ATGTCCGATTCCGAAGCATCCCCGACGCCCGCGGCTGCGGTTGCGGCAGCGGAGGCGGCGACGGGCGAGAACTCCCCGTCTCCGGCG AGGAGTGAGGAGCTGCTGCCGGTGGCGGAGAAGATCTCG GAATTAAATGAATCACAGTCAGAGCTTTTGGGAAGACTTCGAGGTCTTAAGGAG GATTTGCAGAGCTGGAGAAGCAATTTAGACACCCAAGTGCAGAAATACAAAACA GAAATCTCCGATATCAAAACTGCACTTAATAGTGAAATAGACCAGCTGAAATCA GATTTCCAAGAACTGAGGACCACCCTTAAGAAGCAACAGGAAGATGTGACTATTAGCTTGAAGAATTTGGGG CTAGAAGATGCTACCGAAACTGATGGGAACAAAGGAACTGGAGAGGAAAATACAAGTGAGGGTGCATTAGCAAACATGGGGGACCTGAAA TTGGAGGATAATCCAGAAAATAATGATGAAGGCAGTGGGGTTGAGGAGGAAAAGAAT CAGGAGGCCCCTGAAGAAGATGGCATGGCGGGCATAGAAGGTACGAAGACGGAAGATGACATGGCGGGCATAGAAGGTACCAAGACGGAAGATGACACGGCGGGCAAAGAAGGTACCAAGACGGAAGATGACACGGTGGGCAAAGAAG GTACCAAGACGGAAGATGACACGGCGGGCAAAGAAGATACCAAGACGGAAGATGACATGGCGGGCATAGAAGGTACGAAGACGGAAGATGACATGGCGGGCATAGAAGGTACCAAGACGGAAGATGACACGGCGGGCATAGAAGGTACCAAGACGGAAGATGAGACGGTGGGCATAGAAGGTACCAAGACGGAGAATCCGAGCAACGAATAA
- the LOC119300497 gene encoding variant surface antigen B-like isoform X12 encodes MSDSEASPTPAAAVAAAEAATGENSPSPARSEELLPVAEKISELNESQSELLGRLRGLKEDLQSWRSNLDTQVQKYKTEISDIKTALNSEIDQLKSDFQELRTTLKKQQEDVTISLKNLGLEDATETDGNKGTGEENTSEGALANMGDLKLEDNPENNDEGSGVEEEKNEAPEEDGMAGIEGTKTEDDMAGIEGTKTEDDTAGKEGTKTEDDMAGIEGTKTEDDTAGKEDTKTEDDMAGIEGTKTEDDMAGIEGTKTEDDTAGIEGTKTEDETVGIEGTKTENPSNE; translated from the exons ATGTCCGATTCCGAAGCATCCCCGACGCCCGCGGCTGCGGTTGCGGCAGCGGAGGCGGCGACGGGCGAGAACTCCCCGTCTCCGGCG AGGAGTGAGGAGCTGCTGCCGGTGGCGGAGAAGATCTCG GAATTAAATGAATCACAGTCAGAGCTTTTGGGAAGACTTCGAGGTCTTAAGGAG GATTTGCAGAGCTGGAGAAGCAATTTAGACACCCAAGTGCAGAAATACAAAACA GAAATCTCCGATATCAAAACTGCACTTAATAGTGAAATAGACCAGCTGAAATCA GATTTCCAAGAACTGAGGACCACCCTTAAGAAGCAACAGGAAGATGTGACTATTAGCTTGAAGAATTTGGGG CTAGAAGATGCTACCGAAACTGATGGGAACAAAGGAACTGGAGAGGAAAATACAAGTGAGGGTGCATTAGCAAACATGGGGGACCTGAAA TTGGAGGATAATCCAGAAAATAATGATGAAGGCAGTGGGGTTGAGGAGGAAAAGAAT GAGGCCCCTGAAGAAGATGGCATGGCGGGCATAGAAGGTACGAAGACGGAAGATGACATGGCGGGCATAGAAGGTACCAAGACGGAAGATGACACGGCGGGCAAAGAAGGTACCAAGACGGAAGAT GACATGGCGGGCATAGAAGGTACCAAGACGGAAGATGACACGGCGGGCAAAGAAGATACCAAGACGGAAGATGACATGGCGGGCATAGAAGGTACGAAGACGGAAGATGACATGGCGGGCATAGAAGGTACCAAGACGGAAGATGACACGGCGGGCATAGAAGGTACCAAGACGGAAGATGAGACGGTGGGCATAGAAGGTACCAAGACGGAGAATCCGAGCAACGAATAA